From a region of the Arachis ipaensis cultivar K30076 chromosome B09, Araip1.1, whole genome shotgun sequence genome:
- the LOC107615401 gene encoding uncharacterized protein LOC107615401 produces the protein MSLYAKFLKKLITNKRSWKEKEIVVLTQECNAIIQRGLSPKLKDPGSFLIPCTIGDMTIERTLCDLGAGINLMPLSMMKKMLIGDVKPTRMSLQLPDRSLKILNGVVENLLVKVRELIFPADFVILDVEDEGSNPIILGRTFLATARDLIDVEKGELVLNFFKAMQYPDEMENCMRIDVMDTLVEEVLEASNGENYVEEVHSIQVKEEEETQAIEQPQECKDDEPPK, from the coding sequence ATGTCATTGTATGCTAAGTTCCTCAAGAAACTCATTACAAATAAGAGAAGCTGGAAGGAAAAAGAGATTGTGGTTCTCACACAAGAATGCAATGCCATCATCCAAAGAGGTTTATCCCCAAAGCTTAAGGACCCTGGGAGCTTTCTTATCCCTTGCACAATTGGTGACATGACAATAGAAAGAACACTTTGTGATCTAGGTGCAGGCATCAATCTAATGCCCCTTTCTATGATGAAAAAGATGCTCATAGGGGATGTTAAACCAACAAGGATGTCTTTGCAACTTCCTGACAGATCCCTTAAGATTCTTAATGGAGTGGTAGAGAACTTGCTAGTGAAGGTTAGAGAGCTCATCTTTCCAGCTGATTTTGTGATACTTGATGTGGAAGATGAGGGAAGCAATCCAATCATACTAGGAAGAACCTTTCTAGCTACTGCTAGAGACCTAATTGATGTTGAGAAAGGTGAGCTAGTACTCAATTTCTTCAAAGCCATGCAATATCCAGATGAGATGGAAAATTGCATGAGAATTGATGTGATGGACACCTTGGTTGAAGAAGTTCTTGAAGCTAGCAATGGTGAAAATTATGTGGAGGAAGTCCACAGTATCCAagtgaaagaggaagaagagacacAAGCTATTGAACAGCCACAAGAATGCAAGGATGATGAACCACCAAAATAA